A window of the Radiobacillus deserti genome harbors these coding sequences:
- the phnC gene encoding phosphonate ABC transporter ATP-binding protein, giving the protein MLAKLIQLYNVQVHYKESERPALSEINLSFQQGEFVCILGQSGAGKSTLLRTINGLQLPSNGEVFWHDTSLHQKNEEQLRKVRREMGMIFQHFNLIPRLTVLQNVLTGLFGYRSSFKSLIGWFTKQELEEAANVIDAVGLTEQIYRRVEKLSGGQKQRVGIARSILQKPKLLLGDEPVSSLDPGTANQIFKLLWELHETHNLLTILNVHDVQLAKKYASRIIALKEGRVVFDGKPADFLEEDFVNTYETNGSLS; this is encoded by the coding sequence ATGCTTGCTAAATTAATTCAGCTTTATAACGTACAGGTCCATTATAAAGAAAGCGAAAGGCCAGCTTTATCTGAAATTAATTTGTCCTTTCAACAAGGAGAATTTGTTTGTATTCTCGGGCAAAGTGGGGCTGGAAAATCCACGCTCTTGCGTACAATAAATGGACTACAACTACCTAGTAATGGAGAAGTATTCTGGCATGATACCAGTTTACATCAAAAAAACGAAGAGCAATTAAGAAAGGTTAGACGAGAAATGGGGATGATCTTTCAACACTTCAACCTCATTCCTCGTTTAACAGTTCTTCAAAATGTGTTAACTGGTCTGTTTGGATATCGTTCTTCCTTTAAAAGCTTAATAGGATGGTTCACCAAACAAGAGTTGGAGGAAGCGGCAAATGTGATAGACGCGGTCGGATTAACAGAACAGATTTATCGTCGTGTAGAAAAGCTTAGTGGCGGTCAAAAACAGCGAGTTGGTATTGCTCGCTCCATTTTACAGAAGCCGAAGCTCCTGCTAGGAGATGAACCGGTGTCCAGTTTAGATCCAGGAACTGCCAATCAAATTTTTAAACTGCTATGGGAATTACACGAAACCCATAATCTATTAACCATATTGAATGTACATGATGTACAGCTAGCTAAAAAGTATGCTTCTAGAATTATTGCGTTAAAAGAAGGTAGAGTAGTGTTTGACGGGAAGCCTGCGGACTTCTTGGAAGAAGATTTTGTGAATACGTATGAAACAAATGGTAGTTTATCATAA
- a CDS encoding DUF817 domain-containing protein produces the protein MRALKQLVRFGWEQALSCLFPVVIFASLAVTKLISLPILPRYDWLLIICLLMQWWMVRSGIETRDELKVISVFHVIGLALELFKVHMGSWSYPEEGYSKILGVPLYSGFMYASVASYLCQAWRRLKVELISWPPYVIVVPLAASIYLNFFTHHYWVDIRWILSGLVLIVFWKSWVIYEINKTPYRMPLSLSFVLIGFFIWIAENIATYFAAWEYPNQREAWSLVHLGKVSSWLLLVIVSFLIVATLKQVKGKDSDKMGANGFSELYKEIH, from the coding sequence GTGAGAGCATTAAAACAGCTTGTAAGATTCGGATGGGAACAGGCCTTGTCCTGTTTATTTCCGGTGGTTATATTTGCTTCTTTAGCCGTAACAAAACTTATCTCACTTCCTATTCTGCCTCGATATGATTGGTTGCTCATTATTTGTCTTCTCATGCAGTGGTGGATGGTACGATCGGGAATTGAAACACGCGATGAGCTCAAGGTCATTTCGGTGTTCCACGTTATCGGTCTTGCACTCGAACTATTCAAAGTGCACATGGGGTCTTGGTCTTATCCAGAAGAAGGATATTCAAAAATACTTGGGGTACCTCTATATAGTGGTTTCATGTATGCAAGTGTTGCAAGCTATCTCTGCCAAGCGTGGAGAAGGTTGAAGGTCGAATTAATAAGTTGGCCACCCTATGTAATCGTTGTTCCGCTTGCAGCTTCGATTTATCTTAACTTTTTCACCCATCACTACTGGGTAGACATTCGTTGGATATTGTCGGGGTTAGTTCTTATCGTATTTTGGAAATCCTGGGTTATTTACGAGATTAACAAGACTCCATACCGAATGCCACTTTCTCTATCGTTTGTGCTTATTGGATTTTTTATTTGGATAGCAGAAAATATTGCCACATACTTTGCTGCATGGGAATATCCGAATCAAAGGGAAGCATGGAGCCTCGTTCACCTAGGTAAGGTGAGTTCATGGCTGTTGTTAGTGATTGTTAGCTTTCTAATTGTAGCGACATTAAAGCAGGTTAAGGGCAAGGATTCCGATAAGATGGGAGCTAATGGCTTCAGTGAGCTTTATAAAGAAATACATTAG
- a CDS encoding type II CAAX endopeptidase family protein produces MSSIFQDGKVRYLTVWTFILFIVFMLIWTFSPVKQLPQAFSTRLLIILTLYITPIIWFSLLLRRHGIPLRRLFRKPIPIKIRTGIASVIMTMLFGLGMLLFVIVALTHILGQTTQETSSTSNETISLWVIIFKLLSLVFIAPICEEIVFRGYLFGRVAYKYGTSKGILISSFIFGALHLDNLFGATMFGIILCIMYVKTKSLVIPILLHISFNGIVAFRDISLLIDSGTKGTPLPSIMSIILGATTLTAVGLFWIVPFLKKHWNFAIKEGYPSIANPSYEKR; encoded by the coding sequence ATGAGCAGCATCTTTCAGGATGGTAAAGTAAGGTATCTGACCGTGTGGACATTCATCTTATTCATTGTCTTCATGTTAATATGGACATTCAGCCCAGTAAAACAGTTACCACAAGCGTTTAGTACGAGGTTGCTGATTATCCTTACTCTTTATATTACACCAATCATCTGGTTTTCTCTCTTATTGAGGAGACATGGAATCCCTTTAAGAAGATTGTTTAGAAAACCGATTCCCATCAAGATTAGGACCGGGATTGCATCCGTCATTATGACGATGTTATTCGGACTTGGAATGCTATTATTCGTTATAGTCGCTTTAACCCATATTCTTGGACAAACTACTCAAGAAACATCATCCACTTCCAATGAGACAATTTCTCTATGGGTTATTATCTTCAAGCTATTATCATTAGTATTCATTGCGCCGATATGCGAGGAGATTGTTTTTAGAGGGTATCTATTTGGACGAGTGGCTTATAAATACGGAACATCTAAAGGAATACTAATATCTTCGTTTATCTTTGGAGCGCTCCATTTAGATAATCTATTTGGCGCAACAATGTTTGGCATCATTCTGTGTATTATGTATGTTAAAACGAAAAGCTTAGTAATCCCAATTTTACTACATATTAGTTTTAATGGGATTGTCGCTTTTAGAGATATTAGTCTACTGATAGATTCTGGAACTAAAGGAACACCACTTCCTTCGATAATGTCCATTATTCTTGGGGCGACTACCTTAACAGCTGTTGGACTATTTTGGATTGTACCTTTTCTTAAAAAACATTGGAATTTTGCGATCAAAGAAGGATACCCATCCATTGCTAATCCGAGCTATGAAAAACGTTAG
- a CDS encoding MFS transporter: MKKWRYLLTLLVAIGVSNIGSWIYFIALNLIVLNKTGSAFAVSILYLIKPLATMTTNLWAGSLVDRMNKKKLMIFLDFFRALGVAILPFMPTMILLYVVVFIINMASSVFEPTSMSYITKLIPIEKRKSFNSLHSLVTSGGFLIGPGIAGLLFLAGSPTSAIFINALALLISGLLTIFIPNVEKEALLSLPTTMKSGKVWWEDWKLVLGFSFNHKYIMLVYLLFGCVMTVMASAIDSLEAAFSKEVLSLTDSEYGMLVSIAGAGVIIGAIVNAFFVEKIKTNLLIGLGTVLVSTGYLIYAFSNTFLVAAIGFFFLAFFLAFANTGFLTFYQNNIPAEMMGRIRSIYNLLEAIFIIVLTSLVGVGTHLLTIRNTVIISVMAMMILSLILLSVSFFPSKKAVYIEI; the protein is encoded by the coding sequence ATGAAAAAGTGGCGATATTTGTTGACCTTACTAGTTGCCATAGGCGTTTCCAATATAGGGAGCTGGATCTATTTCATTGCTCTTAACTTGATTGTTTTAAATAAGACTGGTTCAGCTTTTGCGGTGTCTATTCTCTATTTGATAAAACCACTAGCCACTATGACGACGAATCTCTGGGCAGGAAGCTTAGTGGATCGTATGAATAAGAAAAAGTTAATGATTTTTCTCGATTTCTTTCGTGCACTTGGAGTTGCCATCTTACCATTCATGCCAACTATGATTCTACTGTATGTTGTTGTGTTTATTATAAACATGGCTAGTTCGGTTTTTGAACCGACTTCGATGTCGTATATCACAAAATTAATCCCTATAGAAAAGAGGAAATCATTTAATTCACTTCATAGTTTAGTGACGTCAGGAGGATTTTTAATTGGACCTGGCATTGCCGGATTATTGTTTCTTGCAGGGAGTCCTACTTCTGCCATTTTTATTAATGCCCTTGCTTTACTTATATCGGGTCTTCTTACCATATTCATTCCTAATGTAGAAAAGGAAGCTTTGCTTTCCTTACCAACAACGATGAAGTCAGGAAAAGTATGGTGGGAAGATTGGAAACTAGTTTTAGGTTTTAGTTTTAACCATAAATATATCATGCTGGTCTATTTACTCTTTGGTTGTGTAATGACCGTAATGGCAAGTGCAATAGATTCACTCGAAGCGGCATTTTCTAAAGAGGTCCTATCTTTAACGGATAGTGAATACGGAATGTTAGTATCCATTGCAGGAGCAGGAGTTATTATTGGAGCAATTGTGAATGCTTTTTTTGTAGAAAAAATTAAAACGAATCTATTAATTGGATTAGGTACTGTTTTGGTTTCCACTGGTTATCTCATTTATGCTTTTTCGAACACTTTTCTAGTTGCGGCTATCGGTTTCTTCTTCCTCGCTTTCTTTCTTGCATTTGCGAATACTGGATTTTTGACATTCTATCAAAATAATATACCAGCCGAGATGATGGGGAGGATTAGGAGTATATATAATTTGTTGGAAGCGATATTCATAATCGTTCTGACAAGTTTAGTTGGAGTAGGAACACACTTATTAACGATTCGGAATACCGTAATAATTAGTGTTATGGCAATGATGATACTATCTTTAATTCTACTTAGTGTATCGTTTTTTCCGTCTAAGAAAGCTGTATATATAGAAATATGA
- a CDS encoding DUF2975 domain-containing protein: protein MKRGTTLFLKVAVILIGIPVLAICIFAVPVLGEIAAELLPDFAFIKYLVSIIFYASAIPFYFALYQAFKLLRYIDTNKAFSHISVKALKNIKYCAVTISCLHILVLPLFYLFAELDDAPGVIFVGCIVPFASMVIAVFAAVLQKLLKEAIDIKSENDLTV from the coding sequence ATGAAACGTGGAACAACGCTCTTTTTAAAGGTAGCTGTTATTCTAATTGGGATTCCGGTTCTTGCTATATGTATATTTGCCGTACCGGTGTTGGGAGAAATTGCAGCAGAGTTGCTTCCGGACTTTGCTTTTATTAAGTATCTAGTATCGATTATTTTTTATGCTTCAGCCATTCCTTTTTACTTTGCTTTGTATCAGGCTTTTAAGCTTTTGCGCTATATTGATACGAACAAGGCATTCTCACATATATCTGTAAAAGCGTTGAAGAATATCAAATACTGTGCCGTTACCATTAGTTGCTTGCACATCCTTGTCTTACCGCTCTTTTATCTATTTGCAGAGCTAGATGATGCACCAGGTGTTATCTTTGTTGGATGTATTGTTCCTTTTGCTTCTATGGTTATTGCAGTGTTTGCAGCTGTTCTTCAAAAACTTTTAAAAGAAGCCATTGATATAAAATCAGAAAACGACTTAACGGTCTGA
- a CDS encoding helix-turn-helix domain-containing protein, translating into MAIIINVDVMLAKRKMSVTELSEKVGITMANLSILKNGKAKAVRFSTLEGICKALDCQPGDILEYRPEEESVEE; encoded by the coding sequence ATGGCAATTATTATTAACGTTGATGTAATGTTGGCGAAGCGGAAAATGAGCGTAACCGAGCTTTCCGAAAAGGTTGGCATCACGATGGCGAACCTGTCGATATTAAAAAATGGAAAGGCAAAAGCCGTTCGGTTTTCCACGTTAGAGGGTATTTGTAAGGCATTAGATTGCCAACCTGGAGATATTCTTGAGTATCGTCCAGAAGAAGAAAGTGTCGAGGAATAA
- the phnD gene encoding phosphate/phosphite/phosphonate ABC transporter substrate-binding protein, with amino-acid sequence MKKWLYVALLFSFFAILSACSNEEDKSTKEEQQKQESTDDKSAFTIGVIPSQTEGAMDDAMKKLQSILSDELNRTVKVDVYPNYNGVVEAMNYDKIDMAYLGPLTYVFAHAKSGAKAIVTQLIDGEPFYHSYIITHKDNKWDSLEELFKEPKEIDFAFGDPSSTSGSLIPGIELKKRGVYQSEEEYKLKSVRFTGSHDATALAVQNKQVDAGAIDSAIFNQLVESGKIQGDKIKKIWQSEKLFQYPWAVHKDTKQETITKLQDAFLKIKDEHILNAFGASGFTKASNEDYKSIEKAARKEGFIKE; translated from the coding sequence ATGAAAAAGTGGCTATATGTAGCCTTACTATTTAGTTTTTTCGCGATTTTATCCGCTTGCAGTAATGAGGAAGATAAATCCACGAAAGAGGAGCAACAAAAGCAGGAGTCAACCGATGACAAATCAGCATTTACAATCGGCGTTATTCCTTCCCAAACAGAAGGTGCAATGGATGATGCCATGAAAAAATTACAATCCATCCTCTCCGACGAGCTTAATCGGACTGTGAAGGTGGATGTATATCCGAACTACAATGGAGTCGTGGAAGCAATGAACTACGACAAGATTGACATGGCCTATTTAGGACCACTCACCTATGTGTTTGCTCATGCTAAAAGTGGTGCAAAGGCAATTGTGACACAATTAATTGACGGAGAACCGTTCTATCATTCCTACATCATTACACACAAAGACAACAAATGGGATAGTTTAGAAGAGCTGTTTAAAGAACCTAAAGAAATTGATTTTGCATTTGGTGATCCATCCTCAACGTCTGGATCGTTAATTCCTGGTATTGAGTTAAAAAAGCGCGGAGTGTACCAATCTGAAGAGGAATATAAGCTTAAATCTGTTCGTTTTACAGGCTCACATGATGCAACAGCTTTGGCAGTTCAAAATAAGCAAGTAGATGCTGGTGCAATCGATAGTGCCATCTTTAACCAGCTTGTAGAGTCAGGAAAAATTCAAGGAGACAAAATTAAAAAAATATGGCAGTCTGAAAAGCTTTTTCAGTATCCTTGGGCGGTGCACAAAGATACGAAGCAAGAAACAATAACAAAGCTTCAAGATGCTTTCTTAAAAATAAAGGATGAACATATATTAAATGCGTTTGGTGCTTCGGGATTTACTAAAGCTAGCAACGAAGATTATAAGAGTATAGAAAAAGCCGCGAGAAAAGAAGGATTTATTAAAGAATAG
- a CDS encoding DUF1648 domain-containing protein, with the protein MTKIKDSSKRKLPKTKGEWFWDIIGYSAYIGSIIFLFVIWDRLPEEVPAHYNASGEVDRYGDKQELFILPVVGAFIAVFMQVFERFPEVHNYPSRLNESNAGQFYLLSRKLVNQIKNISLILFAIILMESVSIALEWGNGLGAWFLPIALLSVFIPIVVCIIKQKKIK; encoded by the coding sequence ATGACAAAAATAAAGGATAGCTCAAAACGTAAGCTTCCAAAAACAAAAGGGGAGTGGTTTTGGGATATTATTGGGTATTCAGCTTACATTGGTTCAATCATCTTTTTGTTTGTCATTTGGGATAGGTTACCTGAAGAAGTTCCGGCACATTACAATGCTTCGGGGGAAGTGGACAGATATGGAGATAAACAGGAACTGTTTATCCTACCTGTTGTCGGTGCTTTTATAGCTGTTTTTATGCAAGTCTTTGAACGCTTTCCAGAGGTTCATAATTATCCTAGCCGATTAAATGAATCGAATGCAGGACAGTTCTATCTATTGAGTAGAAAGCTTGTAAATCAAATAAAAAATATTAGTTTGATCCTCTTTGCGATTATCTTAATGGAATCTGTTTCCATAGCCTTAGAATGGGGGAATGGATTAGGGGCATGGTTCTTACCAATAGCCTTGTTAAGTGTGTTTATTCCGATAGTGGTATGTATCATCAAACAGAAAAAAATAAAATAG
- a CDS encoding aminoglycoside adenylyltransferase domain-containing protein has product MPYDWKTCPKEIHTFVYHLINGIMDITDDCIGFYLHGSLAMGGFNPTRSDIDILVVTNKSMSVHTKRKLATLFLMQSNSPYPVEISFLNENQLVKWVHPCPFEFHYSEFWRERYEQELLHNTKKDLNNAIQTDGDLAAHIMIMNERGVCLMGKPINEVFPVVPQSDYLSSILSDYKDCVKNMEEDPVYSILNMIRVYRYLKEGKISSKQEAGIWALSSFPKELSETIKKVMACYSDEKDIYSFTRNELKQIENYLSEKICRWFG; this is encoded by the coding sequence ATGCCTTATGATTGGAAAACTTGTCCGAAGGAGATCCATACGTTTGTCTATCATTTGATAAATGGAATTATGGATATAACAGATGATTGTATTGGGTTCTATTTGCATGGCTCTCTAGCAATGGGAGGATTTAATCCTACCAGAAGCGATATTGATATATTGGTAGTTACGAACAAATCTATGTCAGTCCATACAAAAAGAAAACTAGCAACCCTTTTTTTGATGCAATCGAATTCTCCATACCCTGTAGAAATCAGTTTCTTAAACGAAAATCAACTTGTGAAATGGGTACACCCTTGTCCATTTGAATTTCATTATAGTGAGTTCTGGAGAGAACGCTATGAACAAGAGTTGTTACATAATACAAAAAAGGATTTAAATAATGCTATACAAACAGATGGAGATTTAGCTGCGCATATCATGATCATGAATGAGAGAGGAGTTTGTCTAATGGGCAAGCCAATTAACGAGGTTTTCCCAGTTGTCCCACAGTCGGATTATCTATCCTCTATACTTAGTGATTACAAGGATTGTGTAAAGAATATGGAGGAAGACCCCGTTTATAGTATTTTAAATATGATTAGAGTTTACCGGTACTTAAAAGAGGGAAAGATTTCTTCCAAACAAGAAGCTGGTATTTGGGCTTTATCTTCTTTTCCGAAAGAATTGTCAGAAACAATAAAAAAAGTGATGGCGTGTTACTCCGATGAGAAAGATATTTATAGCTTTACGAGAAATGAACTAAAACAAATTGAAAACTATCTATCAGAAAAAATTTGCAGATGGTTCGGATAG
- a CDS encoding cysteine hydrolase family protein has translation MKKALLVIDVQNGMYEVGNVVHNGGKLLVNVKSLIEKARSTDIPIFFIQHNAPPGKPLEYGKKGWEIHPEIAPEDQDIIIQKTTPDSFLHTSLDQELKRYDITHLVITGIQTEACVDTTCRRAFSMDYKVTLASDAHSTWDSDEITAQQIINHHNKVLRWFADVYPSKDIAFTDL, from the coding sequence ATGAAAAAAGCATTATTAGTAATAGATGTGCAGAATGGCATGTACGAAGTAGGAAATGTTGTACATAATGGAGGCAAACTACTGGTAAATGTGAAAAGTCTTATAGAAAAGGCACGTTCCACAGATATACCTATATTTTTTATTCAACATAATGCCCCTCCCGGAAAACCCTTAGAGTATGGAAAGAAGGGATGGGAGATTCACCCTGAGATAGCTCCAGAAGATCAAGATATTATCATCCAAAAAACGACCCCAGATTCCTTTTTACATACATCCTTAGATCAAGAATTAAAAAGATATGACATTACACATTTGGTTATAACCGGTATTCAAACAGAAGCCTGTGTGGATACAACCTGTCGAAGAGCTTTTAGCATGGACTATAAAGTAACATTAGCTTCAGATGCACATAGTACATGGGATTCTGATGAAATTACAGCACAACAAATTATTAATCATCACAATAAAGTATTACGTTGGTTTGCAGATGTCTATCCAAGTAAAGATATTGCATTTACTGATCTTTAA
- a CDS encoding PhnE/PtxC family ABC transporter permease, whose translation MWIKRRSYIFLVGLSLLITVSMKLTEFDVTKFQDFRNIVDFIKQWFPMDMHNLTAIVKDSLLTIAMAFLGSILGLVIALPISFTAARNTSSSPLLFHVIRVLLSFIRSIPEIVFGLILLTALGLGPFPAVLAITFHNIGVLGKLISELIEAADTGPQEAMQAVGASRWLANIFGILPQIWPNVLSNYFYRFEVAIRTSLILGLIGGGRRRATII comes from the coding sequence ATGTGGATAAAGCGTCGAAGTTACATCTTTCTGGTAGGACTATCACTCCTCATTACAGTTAGTATGAAATTAACGGAGTTTGACGTTACCAAATTCCAGGATTTTCGGAATATTGTTGACTTTATAAAGCAATGGTTCCCGATGGATATGCATAATCTTACTGCAATTGTTAAGGATAGTCTGTTAACAATAGCAATGGCGTTCTTAGGTAGTATATTAGGACTGGTCATTGCTTTACCGATTAGCTTTACTGCAGCAAGAAATACTTCTTCCTCTCCCCTTTTATTTCATGTAATTCGGGTGCTATTAAGCTTTATTAGATCCATACCTGAAATTGTATTTGGCCTCATTCTATTAACTGCACTTGGACTAGGCCCATTTCCCGCAGTATTAGCGATTACCTTTCACAATATAGGGGTATTGGGAAAGTTGATTTCTGAATTGATTGAAGCTGCGGATACTGGTCCACAGGAAGCGATGCAGGCTGTTGGCGCAAGTAGATGGCTAGCCAATATTTTTGGTATTTTACCTCAAATATGGCCAAACGTCTTATCTAATTATTTTTATCGGTTCGAGGTAGCCATTCGCACATCGTTAATACTAGGTTTGATTGGAGGGGGGAGGCGTCGGGCAACGATTATTTAA
- a CDS encoding VOC family protein: protein MADFKIQRLHTIIVPVKDLEKSITFYKDVLHLEEDFVENGMAYFSLGSGEGKVSFMLHIIDKPEPVEKGVVIELMVDDVIAAVSSIKNAGAEIVQEPIDREWGVKEAVVADPDGYKIWIVESLS, encoded by the coding sequence ATGGCAGACTTTAAGATTCAAAGGCTTCATACAATTATCGTTCCAGTAAAGGATTTAGAAAAATCTATCACGTTTTATAAGGATGTATTACATCTAGAAGAAGATTTTGTTGAGAATGGGATGGCTTATTTTTCGCTTGGATCAGGAGAAGGGAAGGTTTCTTTCATGTTACACATTATCGATAAACCTGAGCCTGTTGAAAAGGGTGTAGTTATCGAATTAATGGTTGATGATGTGATAGCAGCTGTTTCATCCATTAAGAATGCAGGTGCTGAAATTGTGCAAGAACCAATAGACAGAGAATGGGGAGTGAAAGAAGCGGTTGTTGCGGATCCGGATGGTTATAAAATTTGGATTGTAGAATCTTTATCTTAA
- a CDS encoding DUF2785 domain-containing protein: MTLKTELETLHKTIMKESDNLDSLIDKMLSNIGTVDPELRDKLIFNTFGKLITENYLSNKQMEHILKVCLELLFFDIGQKEDDSVFTRSFSALVIGLIVEKDRKESFLSKEYVDQAIEASVEYLNSEQDIRGYVNEKGWAHSIAHGADLLTEAVKHPQFSLSFLSECLIVIKNCLFKEGTADIPYVDEEEERLIFAVEALIEKGLSEKEVEVWLFTISNELKNVLEEDGYSLTFFRKKTIVITFLRAFYFRLLFKNDGIKLREMTANILKEWHINMYE, translated from the coding sequence ATGACATTAAAAACAGAACTTGAAACCCTTCATAAAACGATTATGAAAGAAAGTGATAATCTAGATTCTCTTATTGATAAAATGTTAAGCAATATAGGTACAGTTGATCCTGAACTTAGAGATAAGCTGATCTTTAATACATTTGGAAAGCTAATTACAGAGAATTATTTATCTAATAAACAAATGGAACATATTCTTAAGGTATGTCTAGAGCTATTATTTTTTGATATTGGTCAAAAGGAAGATGACTCTGTATTTACTCGTTCTTTCTCCGCCTTAGTAATTGGATTAATAGTAGAGAAGGACAGAAAAGAATCCTTCTTATCAAAGGAATATGTAGATCAAGCAATAGAAGCAAGTGTCGAATATTTAAACTCAGAACAGGATATTCGTGGCTACGTGAATGAAAAGGGGTGGGCACATAGTATTGCGCACGGAGCTGACCTTTTAACGGAAGCGGTAAAACATCCTCAGTTTTCACTCTCTTTTTTATCGGAATGTCTGATTGTAATTAAAAACTGCTTATTCAAAGAAGGCACAGCTGACATTCCCTACGTGGATGAAGAAGAAGAAAGATTAATCTTTGCAGTTGAGGCTTTAATAGAGAAGGGACTATCGGAGAAAGAAGTAGAGGTTTGGCTATTTACTATATCTAATGAATTAAAGAACGTTTTAGAGGAGGACGGATATAGTTTAACCTTTTTTCGAAAAAAAACTATTGTTATTACCTTTTTAAGAGCGTTTTATTTTCGATTACTTTTCAAAAACGATGGAATAAAGCTACGAGAAATGACAGCAAACATCCTGAAAGAATGGCATATCAATATGTACGAGTAG
- a CDS encoding GNAT family N-acetyltransferase, with protein MAEIREVKQDDVLCITHLMGELGFPTTIEQMKIRLNTIQSHPDYQTFVAVRDRKVIGMIGLFTGLLFNKDGRCCRVISLVVDQAYRGEGIGKLLLIEAEKWAEQQGVIYILLNSGNQEGRRGAMNFINEWDMRMTVQAL; from the coding sequence ATGGCTGAAATTCGGGAAGTGAAGCAGGACGATGTTTTATGCATAACCCATTTAATGGGAGAATTAGGGTTCCCAACTACAATTGAACAGATGAAGATAAGGTTAAATACTATTCAATCTCATCCTGATTATCAAACGTTTGTAGCAGTACGAGATAGGAAAGTTATTGGGATGATCGGCTTATTTACAGGCTTACTTTTCAATAAGGATGGTAGATGCTGTCGGGTTATATCACTAGTCGTTGATCAAGCATACCGTGGTGAAGGGATTGGAAAGCTATTATTAATAGAGGCTGAAAAATGGGCGGAACAACAAGGTGTAATATATATTTTGTTAAATAGTGGAAATCAAGAAGGGAGACGGGGTGCCATGAATTTTATAAACGAATGGGATATGAGAATGACAGTACAGGCTTTATAA
- a CDS encoding GNAT family N-acetyltransferase encodes MAAISLVDLNEENLEEKGCFCLRSKPNSAGYKNKNQWLLGRFSEGLTYKKIMENNKPAGFIEYTPIEYSSRVVYGENYLVIHCLWVAITGKGYASQLIDACIQDAKEQNKNGVIVVTNPDTSWTPSKDVFLKHDFIEIDKAPYGFELLVHKFGQSPNPYFPKDWDKRLEQFEDLTILRTQQCPFVDIATDNVIKGADHLGIRANVIDIKDREELLKLSPTPYGIYGVVFKRKLISFHRLTVHSAVKRLKVLV; translated from the coding sequence ATGGCAGCAATTAGCTTAGTGGATTTAAATGAAGAGAATTTGGAAGAAAAGGGATGTTTTTGTCTCCGAAGCAAACCAAATTCTGCTGGATATAAAAATAAAAATCAATGGCTTTTAGGAAGGTTCAGTGAAGGACTTACATATAAAAAAATTATGGAAAACAATAAACCAGCCGGATTTATTGAATATACCCCTATTGAATACTCTTCAAGAGTCGTATATGGAGAAAACTATTTGGTGATCCATTGTCTTTGGGTAGCGATCACTGGGAAAGGGTATGCTTCTCAATTAATTGACGCATGTATCCAAGATGCGAAGGAGCAAAATAAAAATGGCGTTATTGTTGTGACAAATCCAGATACATCGTGGACACCTAGTAAAGATGTGTTTTTAAAACATGATTTCATTGAAATAGATAAAGCTCCGTATGGTTTTGAATTACTTGTTCATAAGTTTGGACAGTCACCAAATCCATATTTTCCAAAGGATTGGGACAAGAGATTAGAACAGTTTGAAGACTTAACAATCCTGAGAACGCAACAATGCCCGTTTGTTGATATTGCGACAGACAATGTTATAAAAGGAGCAGACCATTTGGGGATACGTGCAAACGTCATTGATATAAAAGATAGAGAAGAATTGTTAAAGCTCTCCCCTACTCCTTATGGGATTTATGGCGTTGTCTTTAAACGTAAATTAATTTCCTTTCATAGACTTACTGTTCATTCAGCAGTGAAACGGTTAAAGGTATTAGTTTAA